The following proteins come from a genomic window of Triticum aestivum cultivar Chinese Spring chromosome 6A, IWGSC CS RefSeq v2.1, whole genome shotgun sequence:
- the LOC123129150 gene encoding uncharacterized protein isoform X1 has product MAGVGRGMGRGSGDGDGELRTVGVVAGVHIPFLDQEAILACHGRGHGSGSATIPVGRSSGGQATGFLDDINRSGFATGVARQGGISRGPEVPLPIKEPTKGNANDVTNIWCHGKSLEGQAWECGYCALHRHGGGATRFKQHIAGLGPHVFSCMNAPHHVVAIFRKAIPEGEARRRTSKEGKKRVVDEVNHINSQGASIHIDCEDEDDEILQQTLRNSLRGDHGRTSVVKGSVGSSSSGVKDFFDVDLAYSKTRPQQTMEACINKVEYESRIGKAWAKWFHANDIPGHKANCPYFVGAIKLTQDLGKGVPAPKGIDIDGIYLNTNYEELQQYVANFKDDWPTYGVTIMSDSWTGPSRMSIINFMVFSNGRMYFHKSVNATGHMQNSKFVYEHIKEAIEEIGQQHVVQLVTDNGSNFKKACLDLVADFPHITWQPCAAHTINLMLKEMGCFPEINEVVSSCKRICRFMYNHSTLHAEMQKHIGGELVRPNATRFETNFMFLESFWDKQEKFQVWMTSPEWKNSSWSSEVDYDYTYDCLISRTWWNGVKWVLDLIGPIYSILRYADSQKLGSLSGFMTKMMHARHQLSSLFSHDSLDQHEYLNVVDKRVEHLYKNTLMVAAGVLDPASHYKYNFGKSLSHMRALNAALKKLASPSEFIAMIPEVHSYVNTRGAFEGMYPRSAAEKVSPTEWWITFGDTTPVLQKYAIRIVSQCTSSSGCERNWSTYALVHTLVRNRLGFEKLHKMVFCHYNLGLRIRLILGETKEKEVDTCALLMNTSLYDCNNEIMDWLGNSTSDSMQDEDAYDGDGDCPVVVEVGQKRTRGSGMPPSEEEEEEEEEEEAEDVDDGEDDEGNNDVLPNENSEPLRKSTSKKEEEEA; this is encoded by the exons ATGGCGGGTGTTGGAAGGGGGATGGGGCGGGGCagtggcgatggcgatggcgagtTGCGAACAGTGGGGGTCGTCGCCGGCGTCCATATCCCATTCCTAGATCAAGAGGCTATTCTCGCGTGTCATGGGAGAGGTCATGGCAGCGGCAGTGCAACTATCCCCGTCGGCCGTTCATCGGGAGGACAAGCAACGGGATTTCTGGATGACATCAACCGAAGCGGATTTGCCACCGGGGTGGCTCGTCAGGGTGGCATAAGCAGAGGCCCGGAGGTTCCACTGCCGATTAAAGAACCAACTAAAG GTAATGCAAATGATGTAACAAACATATGGTGTCATGGGAAATCATTGGAAGGACAAGCATGGGAGTGTGGATATTGTGCTTTACATAGACATGGTGGGGGTGCAACCCGATTCAAGCAGCATATAGCTGGATTGGGCCCTCATGTCTTCTCTTGCATGAATGCACCTCATCATGTAGTTGCCATTTTTCGGAAAGCCATTCCAGAGGGAGAGGCCCGAAGGAGGACTTCCAAAGAAGGAAAGAAAAGAGTGGTAGATGAGGTCAATCATATAAACAGTCAAGGTGCATCAATACATATTGAttgtgaagatgaagatgatgagataCTCCAGCAGACCCTACGAAATTCATTACGTGGAGATCATGGGAGAACCAGCGTTGTTAAAGGAAGTGTAGGGAGCAGCTCAAGTGGTGTCAAAGACTTTTTTGACGTTGATTTGGCATATAGCAAGACTAGGCCACAACAGACAATGGAGGCGTGTATTAACAAGGTGGAATACGAATCTAGGATTGGGAAGGCTTGGGCAAAATGGTTTCATGCTAATGACATCCCTGGGCACAAAGCCAATTGTCCATACTTTGTAGGAGCAATAAAATTGACTCAAGACCTTGGCAAAGGGGTGCCTGCCCCTAAAGGGATAGATATTGATGGAATATATTTAAATACCAACTATGAAGAGTTGCAGCAGTATGTGGCCAATTTCAAAGATGATTGGCCCACATATGGTGTCACTATCATGTCAGATTCGTGGACTGGCCCTTCACGGATGAGCATTATAAACTTTATGGTGTTCTCCAATGGGCGTATGTATTTCCACAAATCTGTTAATGCCACCGGACACATGCAAAATTCAAAGTTTGTGTATGAGCACATCAAAGAAGCGATTGAAGAGATAGGGCAGCAACATGTTGTCCAACTCGTGACCGACAATGGCTCTAACTTCAAGAAAGCATGTCTTGACCTTGTTGCAGATTTCCCACACATCACATGGCAGCCATGTGCAGCTCACACCATTAACCTCATGCTGAAGGAGATGGGATGCTTTCCTGAGATTAATGAAGTGGTTAGTAGTTGTAAGAGAATTTGTAGATTCATGTACAATCATTCAACTTTGCATGCTGAAATGCAGAAGCACATAGGTGGAGAGTTGGTGCGACCGAATGCCACAAGGTTTGAAACTAACTTTATGTTCCTAGAAAGCTTTTGGGATAAGCAAGAGAAATTCCAAGTGTGGATGACATCTCCAGAGTGGAAAAATAGCTCATGGAGTTCCGAGGTTGATTATGACTACACATATGATTGTTTGATAAGTAGGACCTGGTGGAATGGTGTGAAGTGGGTGCTGGATTTAATTGGCCCAATATATAGCATACTTCGATATGCTGATTCACAAAAGCTTGGGTCACTTTCTGGCTTTATGACAAAGATGATGCATGCTAGGCATCAATTGAGTTCATTGTTTTCTCATGATTCTCTAGACCAACACGAGTACCTAAATGTGGTTGACAAAAGGGTTGAGCATTTATACAAAAACACATTGATGGTTGCAG CCGGTGTTCTGGACCCGGCAAGTCACTACAAGTATAACTTTGGAAAAAGTCTATCACACATGAGGGCACTCAATGCAGCACTTAAGAAGTTGGCTAGTCCTTCAGAGTTCATTGCTATGATTCCTGAAGTTCACTCTTATGTCAATACAAGAGGGGCTTTTGAAGGCATGTACCCTCGTAGTGCAGCTGAAAAGGTGTCCCCAACTGAGTGGTGGATAACATTTGGAGATACTACACCGGTGCTTCAAAAGTATGCTATCCGGATTGTTTCTCAATGCACCTCTTCAAGCGGTTGTGAGCGGAATTGGAGCACATACGCTTTAGTGCATACACTAGTGAGGAACCGTCTTGGTTTTGAAAAGTTGCACAAGATGGTTTTTTGCCACTACAACCTTGGGCTGCGAATCCGACTAATTCTTGGTGAGACAAAAGAGAAAGAGGTTGATACTTGTGCGTTGTTGATGAATACCTCTCTCTATGATTGTAACAACGAAATCATGGATTGGCTGGGCAACTCAACAAGTGATTCCATGCAAGATGAGGATGCGTATGATGGTGATGGTGATTGTCCAGTGGTCGTAGAGGTGGGACAAAAGAGAACTAGAGGAAGTGGGATGCCTCcaagtgaggaggaagaggaggaagaggaggaagaggaggcagaGGATGTAGATGATGGGGAGGATGATGAAG GTAACAATGACGTGCTGCCTAACGAAAATAGTGAACCTCTGCGGAAGTCTACAAGCaaaaaggaggaagaggaag CTTGA
- the LOC123129151 gene encoding probable disease resistance protein At5g66910 — MDKVEVMHITDVSHISFSDLQKVKSLRSIHFKKCKDMFSAELDESVVIHSVHNLTMQELCITGELFSKVLRCFPALSQLTVGNCESLELLPMEDGGLSGLKMLQSFTGYGWGNLFSRWPMGEVGGGAHAIKPFPTSLRELEIYKDTSMQSMGLLSNLTSLSSLSLVSCRELTMDGFNPLITVNLKKFTVNNMYQKQGNMCIAGDLLSEIARSKLMHAGSFQLKEYRVDSISAVLTVPICSHLAATLHTLCFSYDQRATTFTEEQEQALQLLTSLKYLEFQRCYNLQSLPRGLRGLSSLKKLVIWRCNKMQCLPPKEGLLASLEKLRVWCCGRELNVQARKLKESDPWFYVGAAG; from the exons ATGGATAAAGTAGAGGTTATGCATATTACGGATGTGTCACACATTTCGTTTTCAGACCTCCAAAAAGTAAAGTCATTGAGAAGTATACATTTCAAGAAATGCAAAGACATGTTTTCTGCAGAACTGGATGAGAGTGTTGTCATCCATTCAGTTCACAATCTTACGATGCAAGAATTATGTATTACTGGAGAATTGTTCTCAAAGGTTTTGAGGTGTTTCCCGGCCCTTTCCCAGCTTACCGTCGGAAATTGTGAGAGCCTTGAACTTCTGCCTATGGAGGATGGAGGACTCTCGGGCCTCAAGATGCTCCAATCATTTACAGGATACGGTTGGGGGAACCTGTTCTCTCGGTGGCCCATGGGCGAAGTAGGTGGAGGAGCTCATGCCATCAAGCCTTTCCCTACTTCCCTCAGGGAACTTGAGATTTACAAAGATACAAGCATGCAGTCAATGGGTCTGCTCTCAAACCTCACGTCTCTTAGCAGTCTAAGCCTGGTGAGTTGCAGAGAATTGACAATGGATGGGTTCAATCCTCTCATCACAGTGAACCTCAAGAAATTTACTGTAAATAATATGTATCAGAAACAAGGGAACATGTGTATAGCAGGGGATCTGCTCTCAGAGATTGCAAGGAGCAAATTAATGCACGCAGGTTCATTCCAGTTGAAAGAATATAGG GTGGATAGCATCTCAGCAGTGCTTACTGTTCCCATCTGCAGCCACCTTGCCGCTACCCTCCACACATTGTGTTTCAGTTATGATCAGCGGGCAACAACCTTCACGGAAGAGCAAGAGCAAGCGCTGCAGCTCCTCACCTCCCTCAAATATCTCGAATTTCAACGTTGCTATAATCTGCAGTCCCTCCCTCGAGGGTTACGTGGCCTTTCTTCTCTGAAGAAACTAGTGATCTGGCGTTGTAATAAAATGCAATGCCTGCCGCCTAAGGAAGGCCTCCTCGCTTCACTGGAAAAGCTGAGAGTATGGTGTTGTGGCCGTGAGCTAAATGTGCAAGCCAGAAAACTGAAAGAAAGTGACCCATGGTTTTATGTTGGAGCAGCAG GGTAA
- the LOC123129150 gene encoding uncharacterized protein isoform X2 has product MAGVGRGMGRGSGDGDGELRTVGVVAGVHIPFLDQEAILACHGRGHGSGSATIPVGRSSGGQATGFLDDINRSGFATGVARQGGISRGPEVPLPIKEPTKAGVLDPASHYKYNFGKSLSHMRALNAALKKLASPSEFIAMIPEVHSYVNTRGAFEGMYPRSAAEKVSPTEWWITFGDTTPVLQKYAIRIVSQCTSSSGCERNWSTYALVHTLVRNRLGFEKLHKMVFCHYNLGLRIRLILGETKEKEVDTCALLMNTSLYDCNNEIMDWLGNSTSDSMQDEDAYDGDGDCPVVVEVGQKRTRGSGMPPSEEEEEEEEEEEAEDVDDGEDDEGNNDVLPNENSEPLRKSTSKKEEEEA; this is encoded by the exons ATGGCGGGTGTTGGAAGGGGGATGGGGCGGGGCagtggcgatggcgatggcgagtTGCGAACAGTGGGGGTCGTCGCCGGCGTCCATATCCCATTCCTAGATCAAGAGGCTATTCTCGCGTGTCATGGGAGAGGTCATGGCAGCGGCAGTGCAACTATCCCCGTCGGCCGTTCATCGGGAGGACAAGCAACGGGATTTCTGGATGACATCAACCGAAGCGGATTTGCCACCGGGGTGGCTCGTCAGGGTGGCATAAGCAGAGGCCCGGAGGTTCCACTGCCGATTAAAGAACCAACTAAAG CCGGTGTTCTGGACCCGGCAAGTCACTACAAGTATAACTTTGGAAAAAGTCTATCACACATGAGGGCACTCAATGCAGCACTTAAGAAGTTGGCTAGTCCTTCAGAGTTCATTGCTATGATTCCTGAAGTTCACTCTTATGTCAATACAAGAGGGGCTTTTGAAGGCATGTACCCTCGTAGTGCAGCTGAAAAGGTGTCCCCAACTGAGTGGTGGATAACATTTGGAGATACTACACCGGTGCTTCAAAAGTATGCTATCCGGATTGTTTCTCAATGCACCTCTTCAAGCGGTTGTGAGCGGAATTGGAGCACATACGCTTTAGTGCATACACTAGTGAGGAACCGTCTTGGTTTTGAAAAGTTGCACAAGATGGTTTTTTGCCACTACAACCTTGGGCTGCGAATCCGACTAATTCTTGGTGAGACAAAAGAGAAAGAGGTTGATACTTGTGCGTTGTTGATGAATACCTCTCTCTATGATTGTAACAACGAAATCATGGATTGGCTGGGCAACTCAACAAGTGATTCCATGCAAGATGAGGATGCGTATGATGGTGATGGTGATTGTCCAGTGGTCGTAGAGGTGGGACAAAAGAGAACTAGAGGAAGTGGGATGCCTCcaagtgaggaggaagaggaggaagaggaggaagaggaggcagaGGATGTAGATGATGGGGAGGATGATGAAG GTAACAATGACGTGCTGCCTAACGAAAATAGTGAACCTCTGCGGAAGTCTACAAGCaaaaaggaggaagaggaag CTTGA